The stretch of DNA TGCCCTCGTACCAACGATGGCTGGCGGACACCGAAGAAGCATTGAAAGCGAAGGGATTTCTGTGAGCACCATGAACCTGGTGTCCTACGACGACGCACTCGCCTCCTACGACCCGGTGATGGGCCTCGAGGTCCACGTCGAGCTGGGCACCAAGACGAAGATGTTCTGCGGCTGCTCGACCGAGCTGGGCGCCGAGCCGAACACGCAGGTCTGCCCGACCTGTCTGGGGCTGCCGGGCTCGCTGCCGGTGGTCAACGCGATCGGGGTCGAGTCGGCGATCAAGATCGGGCTCGCGCTGAACTGCGAGATCGCCGAGTGGTGCCGGTTCGCGCGAAAGAACTACTTCTACCCGGACATGCCGAAGAACTTCCAGACCTCGCAGTACGACGAGCCGATCGCCTTCAACGGCTACCTCGACGTGCAGCTCGAGGACGGCTCGACCTTCCGGGTGGAGATCGAGCGCGCCCACATGGAGGAGGACACCGGCAAGTCCAGCCACGTCGGTGGCGCCACCGGCCGCATCCACGGCGCGACCCACTCGCTGCTCGACTACAACCGGGCCGGCATCCCGCTGATCGAGATCGTCACCAAGCCGATCGAGGGCGCCGGCGAGCGCGCCCCCGAGGTGGCCAAGGCGTACGTGCGCGAGCTGCGCGAGGTCATCCTCTCGCTCGGCGTCTCCGAGGCCCGGATGGACAAGGGCCAGATGCGCTGCGACGTGAACCTGTCGCTGCGTCCGAACGGCACCGAGAAGTTCGGCACCCGCTCCGAGACCAAGAACGTCAACTCGCTGCGCAGCGTCGAGCGGGCCGCCCGGTTCGAGATCATGCGGCACGCCACCGTGCTGACCGACGGCGGCACCATCGTGCAGGAGACCCGCCACTTCCACGAGGAGGACGGCTCCACCACCTCCGGGCGGATCAAGGACAACGCCGAGGACTACCGCTACTTCCCCGAGCCGGACCTGGTGCCGATCGCGCCGGCCCGCGACTGGGTCGAGGAGCTGCGCGCCGCGCTGCCCGAGCTGCCGCGGGTGCGCCGCGCCCGGCTGCAGGGCGAGTGGGGCCTCTCGGACAAGGACATGCAGTCGGTGCTCAACGCCGGCGCCGTCGGGCCGATCCTGGAGACCATCGCGGCCGGCGCCCCCGCCGACCAGGCCCGCAAGTGGTGGATGGGCGAGCTGGCCCGCCGCGCCAACGAGACCGGCACCGAGCTGGCCGAGCAGCCGATCACCCCGGCCCAGGTAGCCCGGGTGTGCGCGCTGGTGGCCGAGGGCAAGCTGAACGACAAGCTGGCCCGTCAGGTCATCGAGGCCGTCCTCGCGGGCGAGGGCGAGCCGGACGCCGTGGTCGAGGCGCGCGGTCTGGCCGTCGTCTCCGACGACTCCGCGCTCGGCGCGGCCGTCGACCAGGCCATCGCCGAGAACGGCGCGATCGCCGACAAGATCCGCGACGGCAAGGTCGCCGCGGTCGGTGCGCTGGTCGGCGCGGTCATGAAGGCCACCCGCGGCCAGGCCGACGCGGCCCGGGTCAAGGACCTCATCCTCGCCAAGCTGGGCGTGGAGGGCTGAGCCTCCCCAAGCCGGGCTAAGGACCCTCAGGCCGCAATAAGGCGTTGCGGGGCCCTTACCTTAGATGCCTCAGCCGGTGCCCACCCCGTACGCGGGGTGGGCACCGTCGTTTCTAAGGCCCTACCGCACCGGAAGATCGGGCATGCTGCCGATGCCCGCCGGGGGCCTTGGGGAGGAAGCTCTTAGCAGGACGACGGACCGGCCGGAAGAGGCCGGGAAGGGTCCGCCAGGAGGGGAACCACCATGATCGAGTACGAGCTGATCCAGCAGCGCAACGCGGAGCTCCAGCGCGTGGCCCGGGACTACGTCCTGGCCCGCGAGGCCCGGAGCGGCGCCCGGAGCTTCCGGGAGACCCTGCGCAGCCGCTTCGCGCGGCGGGCGAGCGTCGCCCCGGCGGTCACCACCGCTCGCCTCGGCGAGTGCTGAACCCTTGGCAGGCGGCCAGCCAAAAAGGGGCGCGGGGAACTGCGCGAGGGCGGAAGGCGACGACCTGTCACCTTCCGCCCTCGCGCAGTTCCCCGCGCCCCTGGATAGTGCAACTGGCTCGGAGAAGTAGGCAAGATGACCGTTTCTTCCGTACTCGCGCAGTTCCCCGCGCCCCTGATGGCGGTCCTGCGGGATATCCAGTGCCCCGCCCGCCAGGGCGTATGGCATGCTCTCGCGCGTGGAGCAGCTTTCGGTCAGCCCTGTCTTCGTCGGTCGCGGTACCGAGACCACCGCTCTCGCCCAGGCGTTGGAGCGGGCCGGGCGGGGTGAGCCGGTGGCGGTGCTGATCGGCGGGGAGGCCGGGGTCGGGAAGACCCGGCTGATCGAGGAGTTCCTGGACAGCGCGGCGAGCGAGACGGTGGTGACCACGCTCGGGGCCTGTCTGGAGGTCGGGGCGGAGGGCCTGCCGTTCGCGCCGATGGCGACGGCGCTGCGCCGGCTGCACCGGCAGCTGGGGGCCGAGCTCGAGCGGGCGGCGGAGGGGATGGAGGGCCACCTGGCCCGCCTGCTGCCGGACTTCGGCGAGGCGGACGCCGAGCCCAACGACGAGTTCAGCCGGGTCCGGCTGTTCGAGCACACGGCCCGCCTCTTCGAGCGCCTCAGCGCCCACCGCACGCTCGTCCTCGCGGTCGAGGACCTGCACTGGTCGGACCGCTCCACCCGCGAACTGCTGGCCTACCTGATCCGGACGCTGCACCGCTCCCGGGTGCTGATCGTGGCCACGTACCGTGCCGACGACCTGCACCGGCGCCACCCGCTCCGCCCGTTCCTGGCCGAACTCGACCGGCTCCGGACGGTGCAGCGGCTGGAGTTGGCCAGGTTCCAGCGCCGCGAGGTGGCCGCCCAGCTGGCCGGCATCCTGGGGACGAAGCAGCTGGACCGCGAGCTGGTCGACCGGATCCACCGGCGGTCGGAGGGCAATCCGTTCTTCGTCGAGGAGCTGGCCACCGCGCACCGCGAGGGCAGCCCGGCCGGGATGACCGACTCGCTGCGCGACATCCTGCTGGTGCGGGTGGAGGCGCTGCCGGACGAGACCCAGCGGGTGCTGCGGATCGCCGCCGAGGGCGGCAGCTACGTGGAGCACGCGCTGCTCGCGGCGGTGCTGGACGAGGGGGACGGCGAGCCGGTCGAGGAGTGCCTGCTGGAGGCGCTGCGGACGGCCGTCGGTGCCAACGTGCTGCGGCCGGACACCGACGGCGAGGGGTACCGGTTCCGGCACGCGCTGGTGCGCGAGGCGGTCTCGGACGACCTGCTGCCGGGGGAGCGGTACCGGATCAACCGGCGGTACGCGGCGGTGCTCGAGGCGGACGAGGCGCTGGTCTGCGCGGCCGACCGGCCGGCCCGGCTGGCCAACTACTGGTACCACGCGCACGATCCGGCCCGGGCGCTGCCCAGTGCCCTGGACGCGGCCCGGGCGGCCCGGCGGCGGAACGCCTTCGCGGAGCAGCTGCGCATGCTGGAGCGGGCGCTCGGGCTCTGGGAGGAGGTCTCGGAGGAGGTGCAGGCCACCACGCTGCGCCCGTACGACTGGGCCGAGACCTACCCGCCCTGCACCTGCGACCCGGGCACCCACGACGAGGGGTGCGACCGGCTGCGGCTGGTGGACGTGCTGGCCGAGGCCGTGGTGGCGGCCCGCCGCAGCGGGGATCCGGAGCGCGGGCTGAGCCTGTCCAAGCGGGCGCTCAAGCTGGTGGACGAGACCGAGCACCCCGAGCGGGCCGCGTGGTTCCGGATGCACCGGGCCCGGCTGCTGGGGCAGCTGCTGCGCGGCGGGCAGGACGAGGAGATCGAGCACGCCCAGCGGCTGGTGGCGCGGCGCCGCCCGTCGGCCGTGCAGGCCGAGGTGTTCGCGCTGGCGGCCTCGCACGCGATGATGATGCACCCGACCGAGACCGACATCGCGCTGGCCGAGCGGGCGGTGCAGATCGCCCGGGAGGTGGGGGCGGGCACCGTGGAGCAGCACGCCCGGATGACGCTGGGCACCTTCCGCGCGCTGCAGGGCGACCCGGAGGCGGGGATCGCGCTGATCAGCGACGCGGTGGAGCGGGCCCGGGGGCTCTGCGCCCCGGACCTGCACTGCCGGGGCCTGAACAACCTGGCCAGCCTGCTGCTGGGCCTGGGCCGGGCGGCCGAGGCCGAGGCGCTGGCCCGGGAGGGGCTGGCGCTGGCCGGGCGGACGGGACTGCTGGGCAACACCGGCGCGCTGCTGATCGGCAACCTGGGCGAGGCGCTGTTCGCGCTCGGCCGCCCGGCCGAGGCGGCCCGGGTGCTGGTCGAGTGGGAGAGCGAGCAGTGCGGCGGCTCGTACTACGAGTTCCTGGACCGGCTCTCGGGCGAACTGGCCTTGGAGCGGGGGGAGTCGGCCACCGCGGCGGCCTGCCTGCACCGGGCCCGCTCGGCCGGCCGGGTGGTCCGGCTGCAGCACCAGGTGCCGGCCGTCCGGCTGGCGATGCGGCTGGCCGCCCGGGACGGGCGGCCGCTGGACGCCCGCGCCGAGCTGCACGCGATGCTCGACTTCCGGGCCGAACACGCGGCCAGGCACCCGGGGTTGCTGCCGGAGGGCGGCTGCGGCTGGCTGCTGCCCGCGCTGGCCGAGGCGGCCGCCGTGGAGGCCGACAGCCGGGGCCTGCCGGCCGCCGCGCCCGGCCGGGCCGAGGCGCTGGCCCGGATCGCCGGGGCGGC from Kitasatospora sp. MMS16-BH015 encodes:
- the gatB gene encoding Asp-tRNA(Asn)/Glu-tRNA(Gln) amidotransferase subunit GatB, giving the protein MNLVSYDDALASYDPVMGLEVHVELGTKTKMFCGCSTELGAEPNTQVCPTCLGLPGSLPVVNAIGVESAIKIGLALNCEIAEWCRFARKNYFYPDMPKNFQTSQYDEPIAFNGYLDVQLEDGSTFRVEIERAHMEEDTGKSSHVGGATGRIHGATHSLLDYNRAGIPLIEIVTKPIEGAGERAPEVAKAYVRELREVILSLGVSEARMDKGQMRCDVNLSLRPNGTEKFGTRSETKNVNSLRSVERAARFEIMRHATVLTDGGTIVQETRHFHEEDGSTTSGRIKDNAEDYRYFPEPDLVPIAPARDWVEELRAALPELPRVRRARLQGEWGLSDKDMQSVLNAGAVGPILETIAAGAPADQARKWWMGELARRANETGTELAEQPITPAQVARVCALVAEGKLNDKLARQVIEAVLAGEGEPDAVVEARGLAVVSDDSALGAAVDQAIAENGAIADKIRDGKVAAVGALVGAVMKATRGQADAARVKDLILAKLGVEG
- a CDS encoding helix-turn-helix transcriptional regulator encodes the protein MEQLSVSPVFVGRGTETTALAQALERAGRGEPVAVLIGGEAGVGKTRLIEEFLDSAASETVVTTLGACLEVGAEGLPFAPMATALRRLHRQLGAELERAAEGMEGHLARLLPDFGEADAEPNDEFSRVRLFEHTARLFERLSAHRTLVLAVEDLHWSDRSTRELLAYLIRTLHRSRVLIVATYRADDLHRRHPLRPFLAELDRLRTVQRLELARFQRREVAAQLAGILGTKQLDRELVDRIHRRSEGNPFFVEELATAHREGSPAGMTDSLRDILLVRVEALPDETQRVLRIAAEGGSYVEHALLAAVLDEGDGEPVEECLLEALRTAVGANVLRPDTDGEGYRFRHALVREAVSDDLLPGERYRINRRYAAVLEADEALVCAADRPARLANYWYHAHDPARALPSALDAARAARRRNAFAEQLRMLERALGLWEEVSEEVQATTLRPYDWAETYPPCTCDPGTHDEGCDRLRLVDVLAEAVVAARRSGDPERGLSLSKRALKLVDETEHPERAAWFRMHRARLLGQLLRGGQDEEIEHAQRLVARRRPSAVQAEVFALAASHAMMMHPTETDIALAERAVQIAREVGAGTVEQHARMTLGTFRALQGDPEAGIALISDAVERARGLCAPDLHCRGLNNLASLLLGLGRAAEAEALAREGLALAGRTGLLGNTGALLIGNLGEALFALGRPAEAARVLVEWESEQCGGSYYEFLDRLSGELALERGESATAAACLHRARSAGRVVRLQHQVPAVRLAMRLAARDGRPLDARAELHAMLDFRAEHAARHPGLLPEGGCGWLLPALAEAAAVEADSRGLPAAAPGRAEALARIAGAAATLRPSAPLHIGWLRLLEGELARAEGCDDPAHWAAAVEVLREVEPGQPLLLALYRQAQATAAAGRREAAAELLREAAGLAAAREDTRLAREITHLAERAGLSLDGRRSEPEPPAEGAEALGLTPRERDVLRLLAQGRTNRQIAEELYISPKTASVHVSNILAKLAVGSRGEAAAVAHRLRLFPEAALLTAPA